GTTCACCCTTCCGGTGAGCGATCAGGTGCGGCTTGAAGTGTACAACCTCATGGGACAGCGGGTAGCAACCCTGATTAACGACACCGTATCAGCGGGCACCCACACCGTAACCTTCGACGCCGGTTCTCTGGCAAGCGGCATGTACCTGTACCGCCTGCAAAGCGGTTCGGTGAACCTCACTCGCAAAATGATGCTGGTGCGCTAAAAAAAATCTTTTCCCCCCTCACCCGATGTTAGATTGAAATGATTGGTTGATTTGATTAGGGGGGTATGCAAAAGCCTCCTCTTTGCTTCACGGCAAGGGGGGCTTTTTTTTTGAAACTTTGGGGATTTGGGGATTTGGGGATTTGAAGCTTTGGGGATTCCGCAGTGGCACTATGGTAGTGTTACAAAAGTGTGTTCAGATGACGATGGTCGAACGGTTTGTGTGTTCGTTTTAAAATCCCCACCAAAGGTATGCCGCCCTTTCAGGGCTCAGGAATGCTGACGGTGCCTGACACAGGGTTTGCACCCTGTGCTGTGTTATATCGCCCTTTCAGGGCTTTTGCCGGAATTCGCCAAACTTCCCCACAACCCACCGCTATCCGCGAAATTGCGATGCGATTAACGGTAACGATGCTGAACCTACCCGGAAGCCAGCTCCATGGGGGTGACATCTTCGTCGAAATCAAACCACAGTGATCCGCGACATGGCGATACGATTAACGGTAACGATGCTCGAGCTACCTGGGTACCAGCTCCGTAACGGGTGACATCTTCGTAGCAAATCAATCCACCGCTATGCGCGAAATGGCGATGCGATTCATGGCCACGATGCTTAACCTGCCCGGAAGCCAACTCCGTAGGGGTGACATCTTCGTCGAAATCAAACCACAGTGATCCGCGACATGGCGATGCGATTAACGGCCATGATGCTCGACCTACCCGCGTACCAGCTCCGTAACAGGTGATATCTTGGTATAACATCAATCCACCGCTATCGGTGAATTTGCGATGCAATTAACGGCCACGATGTCGAGCCTGCCCGCTAACCAGCCCCGTAGGGGTGACATCTTAGTAGTAGCAAATTGCCACGCCCCCCCCCACATTTCCCCCGCGCGCGCCGAAGGCGCGCATGCGGGGCCGGGCGAATAGCCCGAAGCAAACCCGTTGTAGAGACACAAAAATTTGCGTGTCTACGATGCCGGATTGATGCCAAAATTTCGATACCCGGGAGAGACCATCCCCCTTCGTAGCAAAACCGATCGGCGCTTTTCGCGGATTTCCTGTTTTGCTGAACAGGATTTGTAAGATTCACAAGATGAACAAGATAGTTGTTGGGTTTCAATGCCTGCACTACAAATCTTCCTTAACCCACCGCTATCCGCGAAATGGCGATACGATTAACGGCCATGATGCTGAACCTGCCCGGCAACCAACTCCGTAGGGGTGACATCTTCGTAGAAATTACAAACGAACACCAGACCCATTCCCCCAAAAAATAAAAAACCCGGCCTGCTATTGCTGACAAGCCGGGTTTTGATAATGCAGCTGTTATCCCCCCGAAAAAAACAAGGGGACGAAAAACCAAATTTACGCCAGCGCCTTGGTGACTTCGGCGGCGGCTTCTTTCAGAAGAACTGCGGAAACAACATTGAGATCGCTGTTGTCGATGATCTCCTTGGCTTCTTCGGCATTGGTGCCCTGAAGGCGCACGATGATGGGCACGTTGGCCACTTTGGCCGCAATCTCAGGATCCTTCACCGCTTCGAGTACACCATTGGCTACGCGGTCGCAGCGCACGATACCACCGAAGATATTGATAAGAATCACTTTCACATTCGGATCTTCGAGGATGATTTTGAAGCCGTTTTTCACGGTCTCCACATTGGCGGTACCGCCCACATCGAGGAAGTTTGCCGGGTCGCCGCCCGCAAGCTTGATGATATCCATCGTCGCCATAGCGAGACCCGCGCCGTTTACCATACAGCCCACGTTGCCGTCGAGCTTGATGTAGTTCAGGTTGAACTTGCCGGCTTCCACTTCGGCAGGATCTTCTTCGGTAAGGTCGCGCAGTTCCATCAGATCTTTGTGGCGGAACAAGGCGTTGCTGTCGAAGTTGATTTTGGCGTCGAGGGCAATCACGTCGTTATCGGGTGTAAGCACGAGCGGGTTGATTTCGAAGATTGATGCGTCGGTAGCTTCGAAAGCTTCGTAGAGCGACAGAATGAATTTCACACCCTTCTTGAATGCGTCGCCGGTAAGGCCCAGCGCGAAAGCGAGGCGGCGCGCCTGACTCGGGTACAGCTTCTGACCCGGCTCAACCCACTCTTTCACAATCAGCTCGGGGGTTTCTTCCGCAACTTTTTCGATTTCAACACCACCTTCGGTGGAGACCATGATCACATTCTGCCCTTTGGCGCGGTCGAGAGTGATACCCAGATAAAATTCATGCGCGATATCAACGCCATCGGTTACGTACAGGCGCTGTACTTGCTTGCCGGCCTCGCCGGTCTGAATAGTTACGAGGGTATCCCCGAGCAGGGCCTCCGCGCCTTGTTTTACTTCTTCAACAGTTTTGCAAAGCATCACGCCTTTGGCGCCGCTTTTTACGGTGCGGCCTTTACCGCGCCCCCCGGCATGAATCTGTGCCTTCAAAACAAATAATGTAGCCCCTTTGGCTTTCAGCTCTTCAGCCGCGGAAACCGCTTCCTCAACAGAGAAAGCAGGAATTCCTGCGGGTACAGCAACCCCGTATTGCTTGAGGATTTCCTTGGCCTGATACTCGTGAATATTCATAACAAAATAATACTATAGGTTGATAGGGAATCTCGGATGTGAAATTAATACTAATACTAATGTGCGCGTAAAATAAAACTTTATGCGCACTTCACATATTAGAAATGTGAGCTTATTGAGCCCTGTTAAATAAAAAAAGCGGCGCAAGCATGTAACAGCTGCGCCGCTTTTTGGTTTTTCAAAGGAAGCTTACGCTCAGACGGCTGAGCCGGCCGGTTCAAACAGCCGGTCGGGGCGATGGCGCTGTTCATACACCGTTTCGGAAAGGGACTCCAGATTTTCACCTTTAAACGGCTTCTCCTGTGAAAGCAGGTAGCAGCTGTCCATGCCTCGCTTAAGATTCGCCTTCATCTTCAGCAATTTGCGTAAACGGCTTTATCATCGCCTTGCCAGCAAGTAAAATTCCTGGTGAATAATGCGGGCTAAGCAGAATATGGCCGAATCCCTGGAATCTGTCTGAATAAAAATTTTTTGTGAAGTGCGCTCAAAAAACAGTTTCTAATAACCAACCTTTTTATTAGATTATAAAAAGTATTCCTACTCTTAAATATGGAATAGGTCAACTGGTTTAACTTCGGTGCCAAAAGCAACAAAAGCAAGACCCTAACCGCAGTTGAGCCATCAAAAACCCTTACCGATTATGACGCGCATAAAAAAAATTATTCTCTTCCTGCTGCCGCCACCCAACTGGCGGGTGCCGGTTATTGTGCTTATGGGCGCGCTGTTCGGGATTGGGGGGTATGCCTTCGTTGTATCGAATGCGGTGAGTTACCTCAGCGACGATCCGGCTACTTGTGTGAACTGCCATGTAATGGGGCCGCAGTTCGCTACCTGGTTTCACAGCTCGCACCGCGAGCATGCAAACTGTAACGACTGTCACGTGCCTCAGGATAATCTCATCAAGCAGTATTACTTCAAGGCGCAGGACGGGCTCCGGCACGCGACCATTTTCACCCTGAACACTACGCCCGACCCCATCGTGATGCACGAAGCGGGGCAGCGGGTGGTGCAGGCGAATTGTCAGCGGTGCCACGATCACACCAACCAGTTTGTGACGTCCGGGCAGGTAACCTTCGATCACGTGCAGGAAGGCCGCGGGCAGCTCTGCTGGGACTGTCACCGCGACGTGCCGCACGGTACGGTGCGGGGTGCAGCTTCCGTGCCTAACGCCCGCGTTCCCGTACCGCAATCCACTATGCCTGAATGGCTCCGGCTACAGCAAAACCGCTAATATTTTAATCCTTCTCTATTATGAGTTCCATCAGTAATTCAATCCAAAAACGACCCTGGCTGGGCTGGCTGCTGTTTATCGGCACTATGGTTGTCGTGTTTTTGCTGGGTGTTTTAACCTACACCATTATTGAAAACCGCACCGCAGGGCAGTTCGCCTTTGTTTCCTCCGCCCAAATTGACCCGCTTGAGCCCCGTGCTGAAGTATGGGGCAGCTTCTTCCCGCGGCAGTTTAACACCTATAACCAAATGGCGGATACCACCTTCCGCAGCAAGCACCTCGGCTCACAGCGCCGCGACCTGCTCGAGGACAATCCCGCATTTGTGATTCTGTTTGCCGGATTTGGCTTCTCCCGTGATTATAACCTCTCCCGCGGGCACATCTACTCGGTAAGCGATACCCGGGAAACGCTCCGCACAGGCGCCCCACAACAAGCTGGTGACGGTCCGATGCCGGCAACCTGCTGGACCTGTAAATCACCGGACGTGGTGCGCCTGATGGATGAGCACGGCGT
This genomic stretch from Cyclonatronum proteinivorum harbors:
- the nrfH gene encoding cytochrome c nitrite reductase small subunit is translated as MTRIKKIILFLLPPPNWRVPVIVLMGALFGIGGYAFVVSNAVSYLSDDPATCVNCHVMGPQFATWFHSSHREHANCNDCHVPQDNLIKQYYFKAQDGLRHATIFTLNTTPDPIVMHEAGQRVVQANCQRCHDHTNQFVTSGQVTFDHVQEGRGQLCWDCHRDVPHGTVRGAASVPNARVPVPQSTMPEWLRLQQNR
- the sucC gene encoding ADP-forming succinate--CoA ligase subunit beta, whose product is MNIHEYQAKEILKQYGVAVPAGIPAFSVEEAVSAAEELKAKGATLFVLKAQIHAGGRGKGRTVKSGAKGVMLCKTVEEVKQGAEALLGDTLVTIQTGEAGKQVQRLYVTDGVDIAHEFYLGITLDRAKGQNVIMVSTEGGVEIEKVAEETPELIVKEWVEPGQKLYPSQARRLAFALGLTGDAFKKGVKFILSLYEAFEATDASIFEINPLVLTPDNDVIALDAKINFDSNALFRHKDLMELRDLTEEDPAEVEAGKFNLNYIKLDGNVGCMVNGAGLAMATMDIIKLAGGDPANFLDVGGTANVETVKNGFKIILEDPNVKVILINIFGGIVRCDRVANGVLEAVKDPEIAAKVANVPIIVRLQGTNAEEAKEIIDNSDLNVVSAVLLKEAAAEVTKALA